Proteins encoded by one window of Streptomyces sp. NBC_01707:
- a CDS encoding GNAT family N-acetyltransferase encodes MHENDPLGPIVSAYAATFEKLAAATGHTRRGSHDALLAVSRSPIAALNAVISTSEAPDPEEIAILAASVSEGEFPWSIHVRGVPEPRITEVAAQYGLTQSASKPLMIRRPEQGTPDEPANASLHVRAVSAHELERYSQTLAAGFEGPQEAFQIFADPALAKIDGVTHYVAELGGEPVGTGMAAVHSGLTGIFNITTLPKHRRRGYGRVITMELVRLGRAAGAPTAFLYASKMGEPMYESIGFRTEERMTVFTAEL; translated from the coding sequence ATGCACGAAAATGATCCGCTTGGACCGATCGTGAGCGCGTACGCGGCCACATTCGAGAAGCTGGCTGCTGCTACAGGTCACACCCGCAGGGGATCGCACGACGCCCTCCTAGCCGTCAGCAGGTCTCCAATCGCAGCGCTCAACGCCGTGATTAGTACTAGTGAGGCACCGGATCCTGAAGAGATAGCCATACTGGCGGCTTCTGTAAGCGAGGGAGAGTTCCCTTGGAGTATTCATGTGCGCGGAGTGCCGGAGCCGCGCATCACCGAGGTCGCGGCACAGTACGGGCTCACTCAGTCCGCCAGTAAGCCGCTGATGATCCGGCGCCCCGAACAGGGCACACCGGATGAGCCTGCCAACGCGTCTCTGCATGTACGGGCGGTATCTGCTCATGAGCTCGAGAGGTATTCCCAGACCCTGGCCGCGGGCTTCGAAGGCCCGCAGGAGGCATTCCAGATCTTCGCCGACCCGGCGCTGGCAAAGATCGACGGAGTCACCCACTACGTGGCAGAACTCGGCGGGGAGCCGGTGGGGACGGGCATGGCAGCCGTCCACAGTGGACTGACGGGCATTTTCAACATTACGACATTGCCCAAGCATCGACGGCGCGGCTACGGGCGAGTCATCACGATGGAATTGGTACGCCTCGGCCGAGCCGCTGGCGCCCCCACTGCATTTCTCTACGCGAGCAAAATGGGCGAACCCATGTATGAGTCGATCGGCTTCCGTACCGAGGAACGAATGACCGTGTTCACTGCTGAATTGTGA
- a CDS encoding XRE family transcriptional regulator — translation MESHEAIALALAEVGPQLRRHRMRRGVTLTTLATATGISKSTLSRLESGQRRPGLELLLPIVQALRISLDDVVQAVPQEGPFNQLKPQPWNGMVRLPLARQIGPIQAFKLVVPVGRAHPDPQSHDGRMWLYVLSGSLRLVLGDKDLQVRVGESAEFCTRVPHWFGNNCHEPVEALCLFGRQGEQVRPIVTPSTAGHSRDSAAATLPSPNTLHGEK, via the coding sequence ATGGAATCTCACGAGGCGATCGCCCTGGCACTAGCGGAAGTAGGCCCTCAGCTGCGGCGACACCGTATGCGTCGTGGTGTGACTCTGACGACGCTCGCTACGGCGACCGGTATATCCAAGAGCACTCTGTCCCGGCTGGAGTCGGGCCAGCGGCGTCCCGGCCTGGAGCTCCTGCTGCCGATCGTTCAGGCGCTGCGGATCAGCCTGGACGACGTGGTCCAGGCTGTGCCGCAGGAAGGTCCCTTCAATCAGCTGAAGCCGCAGCCCTGGAACGGGATGGTGCGTCTGCCGCTCGCCCGCCAGATCGGCCCCATCCAGGCGTTCAAGCTGGTCGTGCCGGTGGGCCGTGCCCACCCCGACCCACAGAGCCACGATGGGCGCATGTGGTTGTACGTCCTGTCCGGCAGCCTGCGCCTCGTGCTTGGAGACAAGGATCTGCAGGTGAGGGTCGGCGAGTCGGCCGAGTTCTGCACCCGGGTGCCGCACTGGTTCGGCAACAACTGCCATGAGCCTGTCGAAGCGCTCTGCCTCTTTGGCCGCCAGGGTGAACAGGTGCGACCTATTGTGACGCCGTCAACCGCCGGGCACAGTCGAGACTCGGCAGCCGCCACACTTCCTTCCCCGAACACCCTCCACGGCGAGAAATGA